TTGCCACGGTCAGAATATCCCCGGCCCCTTGTGCCATCACAGAGACCACGGCCTCTTCAATTTCATCAAAAGAACGCATCAAGGTCGGCAACAGAACTTGCCCTGCATCACTAAGCACCAACGCCTTATCCCGGCGTTTCCCACTGCTAAGACGATGAAACAGTTTCACCCCAAGATAATCTTCCAGTGACTGAACCGCATGGGAGACCGCAGACGGGGTAACATGCAAGTTTTCCGCAGCTTTCTTGAAACTTAACAGACGTGCAGCTGCTTCAAAAGAGCGTAACTGAGCAAGGGGTGGAAGATGTCGGGCCATATCATTACATGAATTAAATTCATCTTATTGATGAAATCTTATCGTTTGTTCCCAAAAAAGAAAACACTTAAATCTACAGCCCACAAAGAAAAACAAGGCCAATAAGGCCAATCACTCAAAACTTTTACAGGGAAGACCTCACAGATGATGACCCAGGACGCACAAGCCGTTAATATGTATTGGGAAAACCGTGGAATGACTGTACCTCTCATGACCGAAAAACTCTCTTTACGAAAACGTTCTGTAACGATTGCCGGTCACGGCACCAGCGTCTCGCTGGAAAATGCTTTCTGGGATGCTTTAAAAGATTTGGCAGAAGAACGCGGCATTTCCCTGAACGCCATGATCACTGAAATTGATAAAGAGCGCACAGGCAACCTGTCCAGCGCCATTCGCGTTTATGTTCTGGAACATATGCGTCGTTGATCCACCCACCCCAACGACGACGAAAAAGGCCACACCCTGCAAAGAGTGTGGCCTTTTGTTTATCTTACAGCTTTATCCGATTTATTCAGCCGCAGCCAATTTTGCCTCAACACTGGCTGCTTGGCGCTGCATAATCACATGGCCGATACGAGAGCCGACAATGATGGCGCTCAAACTAATGATCGAGGAAAAACCAAGTGTGCTGATCCCGGACAGGCCCTGACCGATCGAACAGCCAATCGCCATCACAGCCCCGCTGCCCATCAAGGCCCCGCCTAACAGGTAACGTAACATTTCATGGGGCTGGGAAAAACTTTGCAGCTTAAGTTCACGACGCAGCAAGGCACTGGTGAACGACCCCGCGATCACCCCACCAATCAACATAATACCGAAATTGGCTGTTGCACCTGTATAGATCATCAAGAACTGCATGGCATTACCGCCCGGTGCAACAAAAGTCAGTGACTCAAGACGCTGGGGTTCAAACTCGTCATATCCAATAACGCCGGTTACATACCAGCCGCCAACAACGACAGAACCAATAATCATGGCTGCAATGGTCAGGAAAATATTTTCACGCAGGATGAAAGTACGCGCAATCAGCACCACAGCCAACAGCGCTGCCACAACAATCGCACCCAGACGCATGGTTTCAGCCTCAGCCCCAAACAGGCTGCTGACGCCCTGAACCACATCCGGACTATCCAGTCCCATCTGCCATAGCCCTTCGACCTGTTGGCGAACAGGGGCAAACAAGCCACGCATGGTCATATAACCTGTCAAGGCAATCGTCATAATAACGATCAAGGAACGCAAATTCCCTGTTGCCGCCAAAACCACCTGACGCCCTGCACAGCCACGTGCCAACATCATGCCAATACCGAACATGACACCCCCGGCGACCAAAGACAGCACAGGCAGGCTTTCAACCCAGTACGCACTTTCCATCAGATCAATTTCAAAAGCAGGGATTAAGGCTTGTGTCCCGGCAATCGCAATCAATGTGGCAATCAGCCAACCACGGAGCTGGCCTGCACGTTTGCCTTCAAAACTTTCAGCCACAGCTTGGCGAAAACAAAAACGGCTGGATTGACCCAAAAGGCCAAATGTCAGCCCGATCAAGCCCCCACCGATTAACATAATGTCAGCTGGTTCCAATTCTTCAAACATCAATGCGATCTCCAATACACAAGCGAAAGCGCTTTTGCCTGTGCGCTTTCTCTCATATTAGATTTAATAAATCAATATTTTTCTTATTTTATGTGTTATTAATCACAATCAACACAAAGAACACGTATTTTTCAACATATCCATTTTCGGGGCAACAGTCGGATTCTTTTCGCGCATCCAATATGTTATCCCATGACGCACGTTATATACGTTTTCATAACCAAACCGTGTTACCAGAATTTCAGAAGCCATGCGGGTACGATTTCCTGTGCGACAAATCAACATGAATTTCTCATTTTTATTGACGATTCGCGCCATATCCTCAGGAAATTTTGGATTAAGCCGTCCATTGGGCATTCTAAAAGGTAACAAGATGCTGCCTTCAACAACACCTGTTTTTTTCCATTCTGCTGGTGTGCGGACATCAATAATTTTCACCCCCTCTTTTAACAGGGCTTTGACTTCTCCATTATTGATATTTTTAAAAGGTGGCTCCACCACAGCCAGCAATTCCACCTCAAAACGCAATGTGGCATTGGGGGGAATAACCCCACCTGCACCACGTGGACCATAGGCCAGTTCCGGTGGGATAATCAGCTCACGCACGCCCCCCACACGCATGCCCTGCACCCCTTGATCCCAACCTGGGATCACTTGGCGCGCACCCAGCATAAATTCAAAGGGCTGATTACGGTCTTTACTGGAATCAAATTTACGCCCATTCATCAGCCACCCTGTGTAATGGACTTTCACCTGCTTTTCACTTACAGCCACATCACCTGTACCGACTTTGATATCTTTCACCTGAAGTGCGCCCGCTGATAGCGGAGACACCAAAGCAATCATTGTTAAAACAAACAGAAAAACTGTCCATACAGGTTTCATAATCCCGCGTTCCTTATATTTGCGATTAGGCGACTGGAGTATACATTATTGCAACCTGATATGAAGGGAATGTTCCTGAAAAACACACAAAACTTTTGCGATGAGAGCTATTCTTATATATAGCTTGAATCTTGGGCACAGGCTTTGGCACAATAGATTCACGAACCAATTGGTACAAAGGGTATCGGCAGTATGGCAACTGACTCGAGCGAAGACTTCTTTCAGGCAATCCGCGAAGCGGTCGGCCATACATTGGAAATGGCCGAAGCAGATGCCAAAATCTCAGATGAAACCAAAGACCTTCTCTCCCAACTGATTTTAACCCGTCGTGGCGATGGTGAAATTGTTTTGGACATGAGCGCCCACCAACGCATGAAAGCCGGCGAAAACAGCTGGGTGAATAAAGAACGCACCGAACAGGACCGTTTTGTAAACCCAACCCGTCTGCCCCAACTGGTTCCCGGTCTTTCTGGGCTAACATCCGGGCAATATCTTGCCTATGTTCAACGCCCGCTTGACCGCAATGGCGACAATGCCCCTTTCTTATTAAAAGAAACCCTGCGCCTGTGCCGGGGGTATCACCCAAAAGAAAAAGCAGCCGAACGCAATAAACTCTTTGGGCAAATCCAGCGCTATGTCGCCAAAACCCTGATTGACCAGATTTTATCTGATGAACATAAAATTAATGATCAGGCAGAACTCGATAAACTGCGCACAGCCACTTCGCCCCAACAACAATTTGAAATGGCGTCCAGTGTTTTGAACATTCCAACAGCAGAAGTGATGAACCGAATGTTCAAATATGCGGTCGCGATCCACAATATAGATCGGATCAAGGCCAAGGCCATTCAGATTAAAAAAGCTCAGGAAAAGTTTGAACTGCTCTTGCGCAAGCTAGCCAACAGTGACAGCGGGCCATCGGCCACAACGCGGGTCAAAGAAATTTTCCTCGGCTTTAAAAAAGAACTGGCTCTGATGGATAAACAAGTTGCCTACCTTGGTGGACAGTGCCTGCAACCGATCATCACCAAGATGCATCGCGACAGTTTTGATGAACAGTTCCTTGAACTGCACCGCCATGGGGCACGTCTGGATGCCATGGCATCTCGTTGGGTTATTATTTTTAACGAAGCCAACAATCAAGACAATATCCGCAATACCGTTGAGCGAATCAAAGGCATGCATAAAGTCTTCACAAACTGATAATACCTTCAACCTGCGTTATACATTTATCAGGGCCTTTTATCCTTTCATCCGCTCACCAGATGGTTGTGTTATCTATGGCGATAAGAAAAAAGCATAACCCCCTAAGGAATGATACGTAACATTTTTTTATAGAAAAATCAGTGGGTTCGGTTATTATACTAGACATCTATTCCGCCGATCTCATCGGTTCTAAAATTGAAATCTTAGATTGAAATTTTGAGCCGATACCTTTTTCGGGCTTTGCCCGAATCAGAGCGCCTAGAAGCTAGAGATAGCTTCTAACTAACTTTCAAGCCGATCCTTGTGATCGGCTTCTTTTTTGCCTATTTCCAAAAAACAAAGGCCCCTCCCAATAATATAAGAGGAGCCTTCTTGCTCAGAACAGTTAAAGGGGAATCAGCCCTTCATTTATTGGCCTTCCAGCTTTTTCACCATATTGCGTGCTTCAATGGCTTTGTCTTTCTCGCCCAGCACCATATAGACCTGTGCCAGACGCTTCCACCCAGCCAAATCATCTGGATTATCCTTTAAACGATTGGCAAGACGTTCCACCATAGAGCGGATCATGGCTGTACGTTCTTCCTGTGTCATCTCCTGTGCGGCATCAACCTGTTCCTGGGTTGGCCCTGTGGCTTGGCTTGGCTGTGCTGAGGCAGGCTTTTCCGCTTCCCATTCCAGGGCAAACTGTTTCGCCATCACACGGGCTTGCGCACTGGGTTTGAAATCTGCTGCATTTAAACCACTGGCGTCTGCGGCCATGGAAATTTGCTGACGGACTTGCCCCAACCATTCGGCTTGCGGCGGAGCCATAGCCATCAAGTCTGTCCAGGTCTGGATCGCTTCTTTAAAGGCTTCTTGCTTGGCCTGTGTATAACCAAGATAAAAACGCGCCTTAAGCTGCATCGGGTCTGACTGAATGGCCTCTTTCAAAACCTTGAGCGTTTCCTCATCCACACCCCCTTGATTGGCATAAATGCGGGCTTCGGCATAATCTGCCAGCACACTGGGGTGACGTTCAGACTCTTTTACCGCCCCTTTAAAGGCGTCAACAGATTCCCCCATACGGCCCACGGTACGCAGGCTATGGGCCAAGAGCATCCAGGCATCAATATCTTTAGGGTCAGCCGCAATGCGTTTTTTCAAGTTGGCGATTTCAGCACTCATGTCTTTGCCGCCATTGCTCGCCATTTGCTGTTCGCGTTCAATATCACGCGCAGCATAAGGCACATCCTGATAGCCAGGCATCCCCAGCTGTAAATACAGCCCAAGCGACCCTGCAAACACAGCCAGACCGATGAAGGAACTCAAAACCAACGTGCGCTTACTCAGCCCTGTTGCTTTCTGTGTCCCTTTCGTGCGTTGTTCATCCGCAGCCAAAAGACGGCGTTGGATTTCAATGCGTGCCGTTTCAGCTTCGTCTTCACTGATCAAGCCGCGCTCAAGATCTTTGTCCAATTCCTTGAGCTGATCTTTAAAGACACTCAAATCATACTCGGCGCGTTCTGCTCCCTCTTCAGATTTACGCCAAACCGGTGCGGCCAAAAGAAAAAGGGTAATGGCGCTCAGAACAACAACCGCAATCCAAAAAATCATGAGTTTGTTCCTTCTTCTTTTAACAAAGCCTCAAGACGGGCTTTTTCTTTTGCACTTAAGGGTGCAGCCCCGGTTGTAGAGGCTGTTTGTTTGGCACGACGGCGATAATAAAACATAATCCCGATCAAGCCGATCGCCACCATAATGGCCGGCCCAAACCACAAAACCATGGTCTTGGCTTTGACAGGGGGTTTGAGCAACACAAAATCACCATAACGCGAAACCAGGTAATCCTTAACTTCCTGATTGCTGTCCCCCTTGGCAATTCGGTCACGTACCAAAACACGCATCTTTTTGGCAATGCCAGAGTTAGAGTCATCAATGGACTGGTTCTGACAAACAACGCAGCGCAAATCTTTGGATACTTCACGCGCACGCGCTTCCAAGGCCGGGTCTTTCATAATTTCGTCAGGTTCAACCGCATCAGCAACAAAGGGCAGAACCATAAGTGCTGCTAAAATAACCAGAAGCTTTTTCATTGTTTGCGCAGCTCCTGAATCAAGGGCCAGAGGATATTATCCCACGAACGTTGGCTAATCGGCCCCAAGTGCTTATAACGGATGATCCCTTGTTTATCGACCACAAAGGTTTCCGGTGCACCCGTAATGCCCCAATCAATGATGGTCTCGCCCGTGGTATCCACCCCGATCTTGGTATAAGGGTCGCCATGACGTGCCAACCAGCGCACCACGTCTTGCGGGTTCTTTTCATCCCAATCCACGCCATAAACCGGGATCACATTATTGGCGCGCAGTTTCAGCAAAAAGGGATGCTCCTGCAAACAGGCCACACACCAGGACCCAAAGAAATTCACCAGCGAGACTTGGCCTTTGACATCATCAATGCTCAAACCTTCGCTACGCCCAGCCACCGGGATGAGGTTGAAGTTCCCCATGGGTTGATTGGTCAACACATCGGTATCAAGCTTGGAGGGGTCTTTGGTCAGGCCAATGGCAAAATAGATCGCCAGCACCACAAAAACCGCCAGTGGAATCATAAAGAAGAGACGTGAATTCATGCTTGGGCTCCCACGGCTTGGGCTGAAGGTTTGGCTTTGGAACGTTTCGGTGCGCCAACACGGTGACGACGATCAGACAGGCTAACCAACCCGCCAAGGGTGAGCAAGGCACTGCCGCCCCACAACCATGCCACCAATGGGTTCCAATACAGACGTGTGACAT
This sequence is a window from Terasakiella sp. SH-1. Protein-coding genes within it:
- a CDS encoding ribbon-helix-helix domain-containing protein; the protein is MTEKLSLRKRSVTIAGHGTSVSLENAFWDALKDLAEERGISLNAMITEIDKERTGNLSSAIRVYVLEHMRR
- a CDS encoding YeeE/YedE family protein encodes the protein MFEELEPADIMLIGGGLIGLTFGLLGQSSRFCFRQAVAESFEGKRAGQLRGWLIATLIAIAGTQALIPAFEIDLMESAYWVESLPVLSLVAGGVMFGIGMMLARGCAGRQVVLAATGNLRSLIVIMTIALTGYMTMRGLFAPVRQQVEGLWQMGLDSPDVVQGVSSLFGAEAETMRLGAIVVAALLAVVLIARTFILRENIFLTIAAMIIGSVVVGGWYVTGVIGYDEFEPQRLESLTFVAPGGNAMQFLMIYTGATANFGIMLIGGVIAGSFTSALLRRELKLQSFSQPHEMLRYLLGGALMGSGAVMAIGCSIGQGLSGISTLGFSSIISLSAIIVGSRIGHVIMQRQAASVEAKLAAAE
- a CDS encoding FKBP-type peptidyl-prolyl cis-trans isomerase; amino-acid sequence: MKPVWTVFLFVLTMIALVSPLSAGALQVKDIKVGTGDVAVSEKQVKVHYTGWLMNGRKFDSSKDRNQPFEFMLGARQVIPGWDQGVQGMRVGGVRELIIPPELAYGPRGAGGVIPPNATLRFEVELLAVVEPPFKNINNGEVKALLKEGVKIIDVRTPAEWKKTGVVEGSILLPFRMPNGRLNPKFPEDMARIVNKNEKFMLICRTGNRTRMASEILVTRFGYENVYNVRHGITYWMREKNPTVAPKMDMLKNTCSLC
- the ccmI gene encoding c-type cytochrome biogenesis protein CcmI translates to MIFWIAVVVLSAITLFLLAAPVWRKSEEGAERAEYDLSVFKDQLKELDKDLERGLISEDEAETARIEIQRRLLAADEQRTKGTQKATGLSKRTLVLSSFIGLAVFAGSLGLYLQLGMPGYQDVPYAARDIEREQQMASNGGKDMSAEIANLKKRIAADPKDIDAWMLLAHSLRTVGRMGESVDAFKGAVKESERHPSVLADYAEARIYANQGGVDEETLKVLKEAIQSDPMQLKARFYLGYTQAKQEAFKEAIQTWTDLMAMAPPQAEWLGQVRQQISMAADASGLNAADFKPSAQARVMAKQFALEWEAEKPASAQPSQATGPTQEQVDAAQEMTQEERTAMIRSMVERLANRLKDNPDDLAGWKRLAQVYMVLGEKDKAIEARNMVKKLEGQ
- a CDS encoding cytochrome c-type biogenesis protein, translating into MKKLLVILAALMVLPFVADAVEPDEIMKDPALEARAREVSKDLRCVVCQNQSIDDSNSGIAKKMRVLVRDRIAKGDSNQEVKDYLVSRYGDFVLLKPPVKAKTMVLWFGPAIMVAIGLIGIMFYYRRRAKQTASTTGAAPLSAKEKARLEALLKEEGTNS
- a CDS encoding DsbE family thiol:disulfide interchange protein, with the protein product MNSRLFFMIPLAVFVVLAIYFAIGLTKDPSKLDTDVLTNQPMGNFNLIPVAGRSEGLSIDDVKGQVSLVNFFGSWCVACLQEHPFLLKLRANNVIPVYGVDWDEKNPQDVVRWLARHGDPYTKIGVDTTGETIIDWGITGAPETFVVDKQGIIRYKHLGPISQRSWDNILWPLIQELRKQ